From Solwaraspora sp. WMMD1047, the proteins below share one genomic window:
- a CDS encoding zinc ribbon domain-containing protein yields the protein MGYGRDSPATMRGGGRGRPDLRAEIDQLSEVVTVQRPIVTRPATNHYYFLRGLLRCRPCGELLVPAFSSCGRRLYGCLRPGCPRPWLPAGETEDQVWTRFQLLNESAARDVPPAGRQEALAAVLNEIVVGVPGSELTYDWRD from the coding sequence ATGGGTTACGGCAGAGATTCACCCGCGACGATGCGGGGCGGTGGCCGCGGCCGGCCGGACCTGCGGGCGGAGATCGACCAGCTGAGCGAGGTGGTGACAGTGCAACGTCCCATCGTTACCCGACCGGCGACCAACCACTACTACTTCCTGCGTGGCCTGCTGCGCTGCCGTCCCTGCGGCGAGCTGCTGGTGCCCGCGTTCTCCTCCTGCGGCCGGCGCCTCTACGGGTGCCTGCGGCCGGGATGTCCGCGGCCGTGGCTGCCGGCCGGTGAGACGGAGGACCAGGTCTGGACCCGCTTCCAGCTGCTCAACGAGAGCGCCGCCCGGGACGTGCCGCCGGCCGGGCGGCAGGAGGCGCTGGCGGCCGTGCTTAACGAGATCGTCGTCGGCGTGCCGGGCAGCGAACTGACGTACGACTGGCGCGACTGA
- a CDS encoding polysaccharide pyruvyl transferase family protein, with translation MADGGGPVIGVLGSYGGRNLGDEAILTALLADVRARRPDARILVFSRNPAHTTLAHPGVEAVVWEGISRADTTETLARMDLLLLGGGGILYDSEARRYLRLVVAAQDRGLPVFTYAVGAGPLTEGIDCTMARDTIAAAAEVTVRDEESKLLLEEAGVMRDVTVTADPALMLEPEEFGSGLLRAEGVPGGRRLVGISVREPGRAAERLDVGGYHRLLAQVSDFLVHRLDASVLFVPMERDDIRHAHGVLSHMTSSEQGRILHGDYQPRQLLGLMRHFDLAVGMRLHFLIFAALAGVPLLPLPYAGKVFDFAQRVGAPALRGVEREVEGPLLAEVDRLWDERTARVADMTGRVAWLRDRAWNTGKLLDPLLAGL, from the coding sequence ATGGCGGACGGCGGCGGGCCGGTGATCGGGGTGCTCGGCTCGTACGGCGGGCGGAACCTGGGCGACGAGGCGATCCTGACCGCGCTGCTGGCCGACGTCCGGGCCCGCCGGCCGGACGCCCGCATCCTGGTCTTCTCCCGCAACCCGGCGCACACCACGCTCGCCCACCCCGGCGTGGAGGCGGTGGTGTGGGAGGGGATCAGCCGCGCGGACACCACCGAGACCCTGGCCCGGATGGACCTCCTGCTACTCGGCGGGGGCGGCATCCTCTACGACAGCGAGGCCCGCCGCTACCTGCGGCTCGTCGTCGCCGCCCAGGACCGGGGCCTGCCGGTCTTCACCTACGCGGTGGGAGCCGGACCACTCACCGAGGGCATCGACTGCACCATGGCGCGGGACACCATCGCCGCCGCCGCCGAGGTCACCGTCCGCGACGAGGAGTCGAAGCTTCTGCTGGAGGAGGCCGGGGTGATGCGCGACGTCACCGTGACCGCCGACCCGGCGCTGATGCTCGAACCCGAGGAGTTCGGGTCCGGGCTGCTGCGCGCGGAGGGCGTGCCGGGCGGGCGCCGGCTGGTCGGGATCAGCGTACGGGAGCCGGGCCGGGCGGCCGAGCGGCTCGATGTCGGCGGCTACCACCGGCTGCTGGCCCAGGTCAGCGACTTCCTGGTGCACCGGCTCGACGCGAGCGTGCTCTTCGTACCGATGGAACGCGACGACATCCGGCACGCCCACGGCGTGCTGTCCCACATGACCTCGTCGGAGCAGGGGCGGATCCTGCACGGCGACTACCAGCCCCGCCAGCTGCTCGGCCTGATGCGCCATTTCGACCTGGCGGTCGGGATGCGGCTGCACTTCCTGATCTTCGCCGCGCTGGCCGGTGTCCCGCTGCTGCCGCTGCCGTACGCGGGGAAGGTCTTCGACTTCGCGCAGCGGGTCGGGGCGCCGGCGCTGCGTGGGGTGGAGCGGGAGGTGGAGGGACCGTTGCTGGCCGAGGTGGACCGGCTCTGGGACGAGCGGACCGCGCGGGTCGCCGATATGACAGGCCGGGTGGCGTGGCTGCGGGACCGGGCCTGGAACACCGGCAAGCTACTGGACCCGCTGCTGGCTGGACTCTGA
- a CDS encoding YdcF family protein — protein sequence METLDAILVPGGGLRPDGSPTEWVRHRLDHAVRRRTREPIITLSAGTTHKAPPLDRDGFPVFESVAAARYLADKGVPPASLLFETSSYDTIGNAYFARTIHTDPRGLRRLLIITSEFHLARVRAVFEWVFSLSDSGYQLEFEQVPNVGIDDTSLAARRRRERESLANLATLTGSIKELPDLHRWLFTRHAAYLPTRPSPTAAEAADTY from the coding sequence GTGGAGACGCTTGACGCGATCCTGGTCCCGGGCGGCGGTCTGCGACCCGACGGGAGCCCGACCGAGTGGGTGCGGCACCGGCTCGACCATGCCGTTCGGCGGCGGACCCGCGAGCCGATCATCACCCTGAGCGCCGGTACGACCCACAAGGCCCCGCCGTTGGATCGCGACGGCTTTCCGGTGTTCGAGTCGGTCGCCGCCGCGCGGTACCTGGCCGACAAGGGTGTGCCGCCCGCCTCGCTCCTGTTCGAGACGTCGTCGTATGACACCATCGGCAACGCCTACTTCGCTCGGACCATCCACACCGATCCGCGCGGCCTGCGCCGGCTGCTGATCATCACGTCCGAGTTCCACCTGGCCAGGGTGCGGGCCGTCTTCGAGTGGGTGTTCAGCCTCTCGGATTCGGGCTACCAGCTCGAATTCGAGCAGGTGCCGAACGTCGGGATCGACGATACTTCGCTCGCGGCCCGGCGCCGCAGAGAGCGGGAATCACTGGCCAATCTGGCCACGCTGACCGGGTCGATAAAGGAGCTACCTGACCTGCACCGGTGGCTCTTCACCAGGCACGCGGCGTATCTTCCGACCCGTCCGAGCCCGACGGCCGCGGAAGCGGCGGACACCTACTAG
- the cutA gene encoding divalent-cation tolerance protein CutA, with product MADFRELALQVATATADRDSAVHLAGQIVAARLAASAQVTGPVMSVAWHLGEMVTAEEWRVLLYTTKARYAELELALLDWHPWQNPQITATPIVAGSAGCLAWLDESVADR from the coding sequence ATGGCGGACTTCCGGGAACTGGCGCTGCAGGTAGCGACTGCCACCGCTGACCGCGACTCGGCTGTTCACCTGGCCGGGCAGATTGTCGCCGCCCGGCTTGCCGCCAGCGCGCAGGTCACCGGGCCGGTGATGAGTGTGGCGTGGCATCTCGGCGAGATGGTCACTGCCGAGGAGTGGCGGGTGCTGCTCTACACGACGAAGGCCCGCTATGCGGAGCTCGAACTGGCCTTGCTCGACTGGCACCCGTGGCAGAACCCGCAGATCACCGCTACTCCGATCGTGGCGGGATCGGCGGGGTGCCTGGCCTGGCTGGATGAGTCAGTCGCAGATCGGTGA
- a CDS encoding helix-turn-helix transcriptional regulator → MDEFHTRLRELRAARGISLRALAKQAFYTKSYLHELETGAKAPSARAARQIDNALGAGGELAALATGQPGLRRREVIARAGLAVALPHTILECGSKVGSAVPQQLADRTARLRRLDDFLGGADTVELFTGEMESTRSLIQHGTYAETTGRGLLTVLGEQAQLAGWAAFDAGRLSDADRLFRTSRAAALDAGDTGLAGNAFAFLAYQESDQGRAARHAAAACETAGPDATPTVRALLHLRRAWVHALGGVAAAAERHLDIGTACLTEVRDRPEPDWVYWVDRSEAAIMTGRCWTVLRRPLRAIPVLEAVLAAYPATHARDKALYQSWLAESWLDAHEVEQACATAAGAAHLAAGVASVRPAQRIEALLNRLTPYAALPCVADLRGLVTDLRLTHPARPGTPPIPPRSE, encoded by the coding sequence ATGGACGAATTTCACACCCGTCTCCGCGAACTGCGCGCCGCTCGCGGGATCTCCCTGCGAGCCCTCGCAAAGCAGGCTTTTTACACCAAGAGCTACCTCCACGAGCTGGAGACCGGGGCCAAGGCTCCCAGCGCCAGGGCCGCCCGGCAGATCGACAACGCGCTCGGCGCCGGTGGCGAGCTGGCCGCCCTGGCAACGGGCCAGCCCGGACTGCGGCGCCGCGAGGTGATCGCGCGGGCGGGGCTCGCCGTGGCACTGCCGCACACCATCCTGGAATGCGGCTCGAAGGTTGGGTCCGCCGTACCGCAACAGCTCGCCGATCGAACCGCGCGGCTGCGCCGCCTTGACGATTTCCTCGGCGGCGCCGACACGGTCGAGCTGTTCACCGGGGAGATGGAATCGACCCGTAGCCTGATCCAACACGGCACCTACGCGGAGACGACGGGCCGAGGACTGCTGACGGTCCTCGGCGAGCAGGCGCAGCTCGCCGGATGGGCGGCCTTCGACGCCGGCCGCCTGAGCGACGCCGACCGGCTGTTCCGGACCAGTCGCGCCGCGGCCCTCGACGCTGGCGACACCGGCCTGGCGGGTAACGCCTTCGCGTTCCTCGCCTACCAGGAATCGGACCAGGGCCGAGCGGCGAGGCACGCGGCGGCAGCGTGCGAGACCGCCGGGCCTGACGCGACACCGACGGTCCGGGCACTACTGCACCTCCGCCGAGCATGGGTCCACGCGCTAGGCGGCGTGGCAGCGGCAGCCGAGCGGCATCTGGACATCGGCACCGCATGCCTGACCGAGGTGAGGGACCGCCCCGAACCCGACTGGGTGTACTGGGTCGACCGGTCCGAGGCGGCGATCATGACCGGCCGCTGCTGGACCGTCCTACGCCGCCCGCTGCGGGCCATCCCTGTCCTGGAGGCGGTGCTGGCCGCCTACCCGGCCACCCATGCCCGAGACAAGGCCCTGTACCAGTCGTGGCTCGCCGAGTCATGGCTCGACGCTCACGAGGTCGAGCAGGCATGCGCGACCGCCGCCGGTGCCGCCCATCTGGCGGCCGGTGTCGCGTCGGTGCGGCCAGCGCAGCGGATCGAAGCGCTACTCAACCGGCTGACTCCGTACGCCGCCCTGCCCTGCGTGGCCGACCTGCGTGGGCTGGTCACCGATCTGCGACTGACTCATCCAGCCAGGCCAGGCACCCCGCCGATCCCGCCACGATCGGAGTAG
- a CDS encoding helix-turn-helix transcriptional regulator produces MTPRELTPLGQVLDDARERLGLSGRQAAQRAGISEARWRQVVTGRQSKGGGRVAVNPGTLTIVAMALAVDADPGHALAVAGKSVAPEQVALLVQQVQEREVAAGEASVDVAAELDRIKNLSGISARDKLRMVRAVLEIQEQAEEDQEAQRTG; encoded by the coding sequence ATGACTCCGCGCGAGCTGACCCCCCTGGGCCAGGTCCTCGACGACGCCCGCGAACGCCTCGGACTCTCCGGCCGCCAAGCCGCTCAACGGGCCGGCATCAGCGAAGCCCGATGGCGCCAAGTCGTCACCGGCAGGCAGAGCAAGGGTGGCGGCCGGGTGGCAGTGAATCCGGGAACGCTCACGATCGTCGCCATGGCGCTGGCGGTCGACGCGGATCCAGGACATGCCCTCGCTGTTGCCGGCAAGAGCGTGGCACCGGAACAAGTCGCGCTCCTGGTCCAACAGGTCCAGGAGCGCGAGGTGGCCGCCGGTGAGGCGTCGGTCGACGTGGCCGCCGAGCTTGACCGGATCAAGAACCTCAGCGGCATCTCCGCACGCGACAAGCTGCGGATGGTGCGGGCCGTCCTGGAGATCCAGGAGCAGGCCGAAGAAGATCAAGAAGCCCAGCGAACGGGCTAG
- a CDS encoding helix-turn-helix transcriptional regulator: MPQATRRAGARHPLDHDPVALRNRRVDAGRTQFDVATAAGISPGHLSELESGTRNPSPPVLAALAKVLGCAITDLRPQARL, translated from the coding sequence ATGCCCCAAGCAACCCGCCGAGCAGGTGCCCGCCACCCGCTTGACCACGACCCGGTCGCCCTCCGCAACCGCCGGGTCGACGCCGGACGCACTCAGTTCGACGTCGCCACGGCGGCCGGAATCAGCCCCGGACACCTCTCCGAACTCGAATCCGGCACCCGCAACCCGTCCCCGCCGGTGCTCGCCGCTCTCGCCAAGGTGCTGGGCTGCGCCATCACCGACCTGCGTCCCCAGGCCCGGCTCTGA
- a CDS encoding UvrD-helicase domain-containing protein, with amino-acid sequence MSHKPTHEQQQIIDAARTGDDLTIEAGAGTGKTSTLKMLARDQSRRRGAYLAYNKAIAVDAAKSFPSSVVCKTAHSFAYGAVGRDYAHRLKAPRMPAGEAAGILGINEPVKVGEVTFSYQQLARLVTETIQRFCYSADDRIQRMNVPLINGVDKAGQAELARYLVPIAQRAWDEDITSREGRLRFTHDCYLKMWILSKPVIHADYVLLDEAQDSNPAVAGLVSDQPAQRILVGDRSQAIYGWRGATDAMATFDGQRFQLSQSFRFGPAVAAEANKWLSLLDAPLRLTGYDAIPSRIGALGDAADAVLCRSNGGAIGQVMSALGAGRRVALVGGGNEIRRMAEAAERLQAGRPTDHPELFAFTSWREVRDYVEHDAAGSDLRVFVRLIDKHGAREVMRVCDALVDERCADVVVSTAHKAKGREWPTVRIAADFPEPKPDSDTGETPSPAREEAMLAYVAVTRAQDVLDREGLAWVDRHVVGAARVHDPAAIMPDAPDDTAPDIGDLIEASSLGTPEAKALREEARSVLAGELTGMPEEQADWDADQAPEPLVDTAYGPLPAHEAAQLAEHGYVTCRCLPEPVAAGRG; translated from the coding sequence ATGAGCCACAAGCCCACCCACGAGCAGCAGCAGATCATCGACGCTGCCCGGACCGGCGACGACCTCACCATTGAGGCCGGCGCCGGCACCGGGAAGACCAGCACCCTCAAGATGCTGGCCCGGGACCAGAGCCGGCGGCGGGGCGCGTACCTGGCCTACAACAAGGCCATCGCGGTCGACGCCGCCAAGTCGTTCCCGTCGTCGGTGGTGTGCAAGACCGCGCACAGCTTCGCGTACGGAGCGGTTGGCCGGGACTACGCGCACCGGCTGAAGGCGCCGAGGATGCCGGCCGGAGAGGCCGCCGGCATCCTCGGCATCAACGAACCGGTGAAGGTCGGCGAGGTCACCTTCTCCTACCAGCAGCTCGCCCGGCTCGTCACCGAGACGATCCAGCGGTTCTGCTACTCCGCCGACGATCGGATCCAGCGGATGAACGTGCCGCTGATCAACGGGGTCGACAAGGCGGGTCAGGCCGAGCTGGCCCGGTACCTGGTCCCGATCGCCCAGCGCGCCTGGGACGAGGACATCACCAGCCGCGAGGGCCGGTTGCGGTTCACCCACGACTGCTACCTGAAGATGTGGATCCTGTCGAAGCCGGTCATCCACGCCGACTACGTGCTACTCGACGAGGCGCAGGACTCTAACCCGGCCGTGGCCGGTCTGGTGTCCGACCAGCCGGCGCAGCGGATCCTGGTCGGGGACCGGTCGCAGGCTATCTACGGCTGGCGTGGGGCGACCGACGCGATGGCCACCTTCGACGGGCAGCGATTCCAGCTCAGCCAGTCGTTCCGCTTCGGCCCGGCCGTGGCAGCAGAGGCGAACAAGTGGCTCTCGCTGCTCGACGCGCCTCTGCGGTTGACCGGCTACGACGCCATCCCGTCCCGGATCGGGGCGCTCGGTGACGCCGCCGACGCGGTGCTGTGCCGGTCCAACGGCGGGGCGATCGGCCAGGTGATGTCGGCGCTGGGTGCCGGCCGCCGGGTGGCTCTGGTCGGGGGCGGCAACGAAATCCGGCGGATGGCGGAGGCGGCCGAGAGGCTCCAGGCTGGTCGGCCGACGGACCACCCGGAGTTGTTCGCGTTCACCAGTTGGCGGGAGGTGCGGGATTACGTCGAGCACGACGCCGCCGGTTCCGACCTGCGGGTGTTCGTGCGGCTGATCGACAAGCACGGGGCTCGCGAGGTGATGCGGGTCTGTGACGCCCTGGTCGACGAGCGGTGCGCGGATGTTGTCGTTTCGACCGCGCACAAGGCCAAAGGGCGGGAGTGGCCGACGGTCCGGATCGCCGCGGACTTCCCGGAGCCGAAGCCCGACAGCGATACCGGGGAGACGCCGAGCCCGGCCCGCGAGGAGGCGATGCTGGCCTACGTCGCGGTGACCCGCGCTCAGGATGTGCTTGACCGAGAGGGCCTGGCCTGGGTCGACCGGCATGTGGTCGGCGCGGCCCGGGTGCACGATCCTGCCGCGATCATGCCGGACGCGCCGGACGACACCGCCCCGGACATCGGCGACCTGATCGAGGCGTCGTCCCTCGGCACACCGGAGGCGAAGGCCCTGCGCGAGGAGGCCCGCTCGGTCCTGGCCGGTGAGCTGACCGGGATGCCGGAGGAGCAGGCGGACTGGGACGCCGACCAGGCGCCGGAGCCGTTGGTGGACACGGCGTACGGCCCGCTGCCGGCGCACGAGGCCGCTCAGCTCGCCGAGCACGGCTACGTCACCTGCCGCTGCCTGCCTGAGCCTGTGGCGGCCGGCCGTGGATAA
- a CDS encoding DUF2303 family protein: protein MTSDIENEMQTIVGTALVAAEPTKLDLGGYYIVKTPAGVQHVDLTGDAYRDNPRRKIGTVTVRDAPSFLAVFAKHASPTAEIYADRDRGTITAVLDAHPGDGGTPAWQQHRAVLQLRHSKAFTAWREISGQLMAQTAFAEFVEDHRADIRTPAAADVLEMAQTIQGTTKVAWKSSMLLTNGQRQLSYVEQVDANAGRRGEMAIPDSLGLALAVFDGAAVADPVTARLRFRINGEGRLTIGVILDQLDDVINAAFEGVVEQVAGGVPVPILRGTAPA from the coding sequence ATGACCAGCGACATCGAGAACGAGATGCAGACCATCGTCGGCACCGCCCTGGTCGCCGCCGAACCGACCAAGCTGGACCTGGGCGGCTACTACATCGTCAAGACCCCGGCGGGGGTGCAGCACGTCGACCTGACCGGCGACGCCTACCGGGACAACCCGCGCCGCAAGATCGGCACCGTCACCGTCCGGGACGCGCCGAGCTTCCTGGCCGTCTTCGCCAAGCACGCCTCGCCGACCGCCGAGATCTACGCCGACCGGGACCGGGGCACCATCACCGCGGTCCTGGACGCCCACCCGGGCGACGGCGGCACCCCGGCGTGGCAGCAGCACCGCGCCGTGCTCCAGCTCCGCCACTCCAAGGCCTTCACCGCCTGGCGGGAGATCAGCGGCCAACTGATGGCGCAGACCGCGTTCGCGGAGTTCGTCGAGGACCACCGCGCCGACATCCGCACCCCGGCCGCCGCCGACGTCCTGGAGATGGCCCAGACCATCCAGGGCACCACCAAGGTCGCGTGGAAGTCCTCGATGCTGCTGACCAACGGCCAGCGGCAGCTCTCCTACGTCGAGCAGGTCGACGCGAACGCCGGCCGGCGTGGGGAGATGGCCATCCCCGACAGCCTCGGCCTCGCCCTGGCCGTGTTCGACGGCGCGGCCGTCGCCGACCCGGTCACCGCCCGCCTCCGGTTCCGCATCAACGGCGAGGGCCGGCTGACCATCGGCGTGATCCTCGACCAGCTCGACGACGTCATCAACGCCGCGTTCGAGGGAGTGGTGGAGCAGGTGGCCGGCGGGGTGCCGGTGCCGATCCTGCGCGGAACCGCCCCGGCCTAA